A stretch of the Maridesulfovibrio zosterae DSM 11974 genome encodes the following:
- a CDS encoding DUF2087 domain-containing protein, translating to MSKSSIPFYTGDVSSLARNLRQQLDGIEKLPSHLEMLNLLVKASGYRNFQHFKAQHTALKEINTPATQQAEINYKLIKRILRLFDEEGYLTHWPKKYSERVICLWVMWSRIAAQKTYNECEISELLEQQHLFEDHALLRRQLVDHNMVTRTADGRQYQRIEVRPPAEALEIFRLLRTR from the coding sequence ATGTCCAAATCATCCATTCCATTTTATACTGGCGATGTATCTTCACTGGCTCGCAATCTGCGTCAGCAACTAGATGGTATTGAAAAACTGCCCAGCCACCTTGAAATGCTGAACCTACTCGTCAAAGCGAGCGGATATCGCAATTTTCAACATTTTAAAGCGCAGCATACAGCTCTTAAAGAAATCAACACGCCAGCTACCCAACAAGCTGAGATCAACTATAAATTGATCAAACGCATTCTCCGTCTATTTGATGAAGAAGGATATTTAACTCACTGGCCTAAAAAATACAGTGAACGGGTTATTTGTCTATGGGTCATGTGGTCCAGAATAGCTGCTCAAAAAACTTATAATGAATGCGAAATAAGTGAACTTCTTGAACAGCAGCACCTCTTTGAAGATCATGCTTTGCTGCGTCGCCAGCTAGTTGACCACAACATGGTCACCAGAACTGCAGACGGGCGGCAATACCAGCGTATCGAAGTCCGTCCTCCGGCAGAAGCTCTTGAAATATTCAGACTTCTACGCACCCGCTGA
- a CDS encoding aldo/keto reductase — protein MQSTAVPSITLNDQTLLPILGFGTYKLNGVAGVASIVSAIRSGYRLIDSAFKYENEGAVGEAVRQCGVSREQLFITSKIPGLRHSYNEALYSIEESLYRAGLDYYDHYLIHWPNPSQDLYVEAWQALIEARKRGLVRSIGVCNFLPVHLQKLIDETGVSPSLNQIELHPYFPQQEQREWHQRYGIVTQSWSPLGRANEIFDEPAIKSAAQKHGKTIAQVILRWHVQLGAVPLPKSTSAERQIENLSIFDFELSVEDMDSISALGRPDGRRKDQNPAYYEEY, from the coding sequence ATGCAAAGCACAGCAGTTCCCTCTATTACTTTAAATGATCAGACTCTTTTGCCTATTCTGGGGTTTGGAACGTACAAGCTTAATGGGGTGGCTGGTGTCGCTTCCATAGTCAGTGCTATCCGGTCTGGTTACAGATTGATTGATTCAGCTTTTAAGTATGAAAATGAAGGTGCTGTGGGGGAAGCTGTCCGTCAATGTGGTGTATCCCGTGAACAGCTTTTTATTACATCCAAAATCCCCGGACTAAGACATAGTTACAATGAAGCGCTGTATTCAATTGAAGAATCTCTTTACCGGGCCGGGCTTGATTATTACGACCACTATCTTATTCACTGGCCTAATCCCAGTCAGGATCTTTATGTTGAAGCATGGCAGGCATTGATTGAGGCTCGTAAACGCGGTTTAGTTCGCAGTATCGGGGTTTGTAATTTCTTACCGGTCCATTTGCAGAAATTAATTGATGAAACAGGTGTATCCCCTTCGCTTAATCAAATTGAACTGCATCCATATTTTCCTCAGCAGGAGCAGCGGGAGTGGCATCAGAGGTATGGCATTGTAACCCAGTCGTGGAGTCCTCTCGGTAGGGCTAATGAAATTTTTGATGAACCTGCTATCAAGTCGGCCGCTCAAAAGCATGGTAAGACTATTGCACAGGTTATTCTGCGTTGGCATGTGCAGCTGGGAGCTGTTCCGCTTCCCAAATCAACCTCGGCAGAGCGGCAAATCGAGAATCTTTCAATCTTTGATTTTGAGCTTTCAGTAGAAGATATGGACTCAATCAGTGCTCTTGGTCGGCCTGATGGACGGCGTAAGGATCAAAATCCTGCCTATTATGAGGAATACTAG
- a CDS encoding GAK system XXXCH domain-containing protein — protein MGKDNKIEKTINQDELPDFLRKIAAALENGASDDIAYLAGIEDFKKLKINIRNEYGQTSIKIKAKPSKDEPLLPNEQETSGQNSGKTVAEKPKYSLLKKRMRSSFKIIFKALHGGEMPPAEAVEEFIADSRLMVSYTGKGYGDEYYDEYIATCGIFKNAFESGDIESAHKACDELNNIKAHCHSKYD, from the coding sequence ATGGGCAAAGATAATAAAATTGAAAAAACAATTAATCAGGATGAACTCCCAGATTTTCTGCGCAAAATTGCTGCAGCTCTAGAAAATGGAGCATCTGATGACATCGCTTATCTCGCCGGAATTGAGGACTTTAAAAAGCTCAAAATCAACATTCGCAATGAATATGGACAAACTTCAATAAAAATAAAAGCCAAGCCGTCAAAAGACGAACCATTACTACCAAACGAGCAAGAAACATCAGGTCAGAATAGCGGAAAAACTGTTGCGGAAAAACCGAAATACAGCCTCCTCAAAAAACGTATGCGATCTTCATTTAAAATTATATTTAAAGCTCTACACGGTGGAGAGATGCCTCCAGCTGAAGCTGTAGAAGAATTTATTGCTGACTCTCGCCTTATGGTCAGCTATACAGGCAAAGGTTATGGCGATGAATATTATGACGAATACATTGCAACATGCGGCATTTTCAAGAATGCTTTTGAAAGTGGAGATATTGAATCAGCGCATAAGGCATGCGATGAGCTGAACAATATTAAGGCCCATTGCCACTCAAAATATGATTGA
- a CDS encoding M23 family metallopeptidase gives MHTFTISRRYTLILLLILIFPVLSHANTEDVISIKAPKSVGVGQPFLIKISSPEKLNNLKIFWNNKTITPSISTKKAMSCALVILGTNLRTTPAGLPLVVQADSHGKIHRLHKTIQVVHHEYQQESLTVAPKMITPPPNILKRTKAERELALKKIRTFSPNRLWQLPFSLPVKGKMLSRFGLHRIFNGKSKRRHKGLDFRAYLGTPIKSIAAGKVSLVGNFYYAGNCVHIDHGNGVTSAYVHMSKVFVKEGDTVRKGDKIGLSGATGRATGAHLHLSVFVQGISVDPEPLFKMSEP, from the coding sequence ATGCATACATTTACAATCTCGCGACGCTATACTCTAATCTTATTGCTCATACTCATTTTCCCAGTCCTTAGTCATGCAAATACTGAAGACGTAATCTCGATAAAAGCTCCAAAATCTGTAGGGGTAGGACAACCTTTTTTGATCAAAATATCTTCACCGGAAAAATTGAATAATTTAAAAATATTCTGGAATAACAAAACAATCACTCCTTCTATTTCCACAAAAAAGGCCATGTCCTGTGCCCTTGTCATACTAGGAACGAACTTGCGAACCACCCCAGCGGGCCTCCCTCTTGTGGTTCAAGCAGATAGTCATGGCAAAATACATCGTTTACACAAAACAATTCAGGTTGTTCACCACGAATACCAGCAGGAATCTCTGACTGTTGCACCAAAAATGATTACCCCTCCCCCAAATATTCTGAAACGCACTAAAGCCGAGCGTGAATTAGCACTCAAAAAAATCAGAACATTTTCTCCTAACCGTTTATGGCAATTACCTTTCTCCTTACCAGTAAAAGGTAAAATGCTTAGCCGGTTTGGATTGCACAGAATATTTAACGGTAAATCAAAAAGACGCCACAAAGGCTTGGATTTTAGGGCATATCTCGGAACACCTATCAAATCCATAGCCGCAGGTAAGGTCTCTTTGGTCGGGAACTTCTATTATGCGGGGAATTGTGTGCATATTGATCACGGAAACGGTGTTACTTCAGCTTATGTGCACATGTCTAAGGTCTTCGTCAAAGAGGGTGATACGGTAAGAAAAGGAGATAAAATTGGACTTTCCGGTGCTACAGGCAGAGCTACCGGAGCACATCTGCATTTAAGTGTTTTCGTGCAAGGAATTTCTGTAGACCCTGAACCGCTCTTCAAAATGAGCGAGCCATAA
- a CDS encoding AraC family transcriptional regulator has protein sequence MPKKSVNRDDYQHVSNPFSAMANEFPSGHVIAEHSHYRAQLLFAEQGIMETYARQRCWFIPPQRALWLPSYEPHSMRTHGRVALRTIFIDPAACRDDSPNSPQAVRISPLLRELLVRSALIAIDYDKEGRDGLIMNLINEEIDWSEPDLFSLSWPMDERLLHVCQHLKTYPDDCRTLEEWGSEIGVSNRTLSRLFRLETGISFSEWRQQSRILAALPMLLSGMSVLEASLAVGYETPSAFSAMFRRLIGKAPREFLQS, from the coding sequence TTGCCTAAAAAAAGCGTTAATCGCGACGACTACCAGCATGTTTCTAACCCGTTTTCGGCAATGGCGAATGAATTTCCAAGCGGACATGTAATCGCTGAACACAGCCATTATCGGGCGCAGCTTCTTTTTGCAGAGCAAGGTATTATGGAAACATATGCTCGGCAAAGATGCTGGTTTATCCCTCCTCAACGTGCACTTTGGTTGCCTTCTTATGAACCTCATTCCATGCGCACTCACGGACGAGTCGCGTTGCGAACAATTTTTATTGATCCAGCTGCATGTCGAGATGATTCTCCAAATTCACCACAGGCTGTCCGCATTTCTCCTCTTTTACGTGAGCTTCTGGTCAGGTCTGCTCTAATTGCCATAGATTATGATAAAGAAGGGCGTGACGGACTCATAATGAATCTGATTAATGAAGAGATAGATTGGTCTGAACCTGATCTGTTCAGCTTAAGCTGGCCTATGGATGAGCGGCTTCTTCATGTGTGTCAGCATCTTAAAACATATCCTGATGATTGCCGTACGCTTGAAGAATGGGGAAGTGAAATTGGAGTTTCAAATAGAACTCTCTCAAGACTTTTTCGACTGGAAACCGGCATATCATTTAGCGAATGGCGACAGCAGTCCCGTATTCTGGCAGCACTGCCGATGTTGCTTTCCGGAATGTCTGTCCTTGAAGCTTCCTTGGCTGTTGGATATGAAACTCCAAGTGCGTTTTCCGCTATGTTTCGCCGTTTAATTGGCAAGGCTCCGCGCGAGTTTTTGCAGAGTTAA
- a CDS encoding cytochrome ubiquinol oxidase subunit I yields MEYPIWHLTTFGGGFWIALVATIHVFVAQFAVGGGLFLVVAEKMAYRTGSNELLDYVKKHSRFFMLLTMVFGGVTGVALWFTMALLSPEGALVLVREFLFAWATEWVWFVGEIVALLIYYYYWDKMKREDHLKIGWFYFLFAWLSLFTINGVISFMLTPGDWVETRSFWDGIFNPTFWPSLFFRTALCGMLAGLFGFVTASFLKGEEIRCLMVRFCGLWTLVGLLLVLPLGYWYLVALPPEQAMLVMYKSHRVAHFMKIFQYSAPIVLLGGLFMAICAPRKVNFASALILLMVSLIFYGSFEFMREAGRKPYVVWGEVYSTNITAERAKELVGKSILENSKWIPDNLREITADNRALAGEWLYQMQCAPCHAIDGPMNDIVPRTAKYTAAGLDAFISGMGKINKYMPQFIGTYTERMVLAEYIDGLSPEKNPELPDVAESEITPAPFDSGQEYVLMAWSLEGLHLIAEKDRTMIISEKGSIIRAQLLLRGDPPEVVTDDVKIVCSPKGLDKTFEFKAEDGFFQSPALEIDPYTKEAYQPLPPVEVKALDASGNVIAATTIVIPVSTRPGCNNCHGGNWDVPQQGGLAAKTAADIISIHDRDNNTDFSKRIKEGEAIDCMACHDGDIQLDLSTALHGFHAVYLSGRGNDACMMCHPKESLRGVHLDVGMECSNCHGVMENHALALLKSEKDKPAAKQLMALIIPSEYELSEINARVPWSQQPDCLTCHVEFADPESDSAFNKWTKDRSGLFRNRKDEMDAVMCAACHSSPHAVFPASDERDNLRAMQYMGEAKPIGSGGTCTVCHEEDMGYPAHHPGMGLED; encoded by the coding sequence ATGGAATATCCAATCTGGCACCTGACAACCTTTGGCGGTGGTTTCTGGATTGCGCTTGTTGCAACAATTCATGTTTTTGTGGCTCAGTTTGCTGTGGGAGGAGGGCTGTTTCTAGTTGTTGCTGAAAAAATGGCTTATCGGACCGGTTCAAATGAGCTTCTTGATTATGTAAAAAAACATTCCAGATTTTTTATGCTTCTGACTATGGTTTTCGGAGGCGTAACAGGAGTCGCTCTCTGGTTTACCATGGCTCTTTTGAGTCCAGAGGGAGCACTTGTTCTGGTGCGAGAATTCCTTTTTGCCTGGGCAACAGAGTGGGTTTGGTTTGTCGGCGAAATTGTGGCCCTGCTCATCTATTACTATTATTGGGACAAGATGAAACGGGAGGATCACCTTAAGATCGGTTGGTTTTATTTTCTATTTGCGTGGCTTTCACTTTTCACCATCAATGGCGTTATTTCTTTCATGCTCACTCCCGGAGATTGGGTTGAAACAAGAAGTTTCTGGGATGGCATTTTTAATCCGACTTTCTGGCCCTCACTGTTTTTCAGGACTGCACTTTGCGGAATGCTGGCGGGGTTGTTCGGCTTTGTAACAGCATCATTTTTGAAAGGTGAAGAAATACGCTGTCTCATGGTCCGTTTCTGCGGTTTATGGACTTTAGTCGGTCTGTTGCTGGTACTGCCGCTAGGATACTGGTATCTGGTGGCCCTGCCACCTGAGCAGGCTATGCTGGTAATGTATAAGTCTCACCGTGTTGCCCATTTCATGAAGATATTCCAGTACAGCGCACCCATAGTGCTTTTGGGTGGACTATTTATGGCAATCTGTGCTCCACGCAAAGTAAACTTTGCTTCAGCACTGATTTTATTGATGGTTTCGCTTATTTTTTACGGATCGTTTGAGTTTATGCGTGAAGCCGGCAGAAAACCGTATGTGGTCTGGGGGGAAGTCTATTCCACAAATATCACAGCGGAGCGGGCAAAAGAACTTGTCGGGAAATCTATTCTTGAGAATTCAAAATGGATTCCTGATAATCTGCGTGAAATTACAGCGGATAATAGAGCGTTAGCAGGTGAATGGCTTTATCAGATGCAGTGTGCGCCTTGCCACGCTATTGATGGACCTATGAATGATATTGTGCCTCGCACTGCGAAGTATACAGCAGCCGGACTTGATGCTTTTATATCCGGTATGGGTAAGATTAATAAATATATGCCCCAGTTTATCGGGACTTATACTGAACGTATGGTTTTGGCTGAATATATCGATGGACTCAGTCCGGAAAAAAATCCTGAACTGCCTGATGTGGCTGAATCTGAAATTACTCCTGCTCCTTTTGATTCCGGTCAGGAATATGTCCTTATGGCATGGTCTCTGGAGGGATTGCATCTTATTGCAGAAAAAGATCGCACTATGATTATTTCTGAAAAGGGCAGTATAATAAGAGCGCAGCTTCTACTGCGTGGCGATCCGCCAGAGGTAGTTACTGATGACGTCAAAATTGTCTGCAGCCCAAAAGGACTGGATAAAACTTTTGAATTTAAAGCTGAGGATGGATTTTTTCAGTCTCCTGCGCTGGAGATAGACCCGTATACAAAAGAAGCCTACCAGCCACTGCCGCCGGTAGAAGTTAAAGCTCTTGATGCATCCGGCAATGTGATTGCTGCGACAACAATTGTCATTCCTGTATCCACCCGTCCCGGATGTAACAATTGCCATGGTGGCAATTGGGATGTTCCGCAGCAGGGCGGTCTTGCTGCAAAAACTGCAGCAGATATAATTTCTATACATGATCGGGATAACAATACTGATTTTAGCAAACGTATTAAAGAGGGCGAAGCTATTGATTGTATGGCTTGTCATGATGGTGATATCCAGCTTGATCTTTCTACTGCATTACATGGTTTTCATGCTGTATATCTGTCAGGACGCGGAAATGATGCCTGTATGATGTGCCACCCTAAGGAGAGCCTGCGTGGTGTGCATCTGGATGTCGGAATGGAGTGTAGTAATTGCCATGGCGTGATGGAGAATCATGCTTTGGCACTGCTGAAGTCTGAAAAAGATAAGCCTGCTGCAAAGCAATTGATGGCTCTCATAATACCTTCTGAATATGAATTAAGTGAAATCAATGCTCGTGTGCCATGGTCACAGCAACCGGATTGTCTGACCTGCCATGTTGAATTTGCAGATCCGGAATCAGATTCTGCTTTTAACAAGTGGACTAAAGACCGCTCCGGTTTGTTCCGCAATCGTAAAGATGAAATGGACGCTGTTATGTGCGCAGCATGTCACAGCTCTCCTCACGCAGTCTTTCCTGCATCCGATGAGCGTGATAATCTGCGGGCTATGCAATACATGGGAGAAGCAAAGCCTATAGGGTCAGGCGGAACCTGCACTGTTTGTCATGAAGAAGATATGGGCTATCCAGCACATCATCCCGGTATGGGGCTGGAAGATTAA
- a CDS encoding glycosyltransferase: MNFKHYIITRFNVNIWPMPFEKRLEDTWLSQRFDLFQKFCFPTLQAQTNQEFTWLVLFDRRTPLPYQRIIQAYSKYPNFVALLCDEWDTVMPTAKAYIKENSPEADWILTTRLDNDDALSCKYVDSLHRLVATLTTQQFGPDKTLYINFTKGLQYCQEKFYDFADVTNAFVSLIEPKDFLKTVFWVDHPAIYSVSPVLQAQTPPLWLQVIHDINVYNYIRGEEVDASALLSNFKCDFN, translated from the coding sequence ATGAATTTCAAACACTATATTATCACCAGATTCAATGTGAATATCTGGCCAATGCCTTTCGAGAAGCGTTTAGAAGACACATGGCTCTCACAGAGATTCGACCTGTTCCAGAAATTCTGTTTTCCAACTCTACAAGCCCAGACAAATCAGGAATTCACATGGCTGGTTCTTTTTGATCGGAGGACTCCCCTTCCGTATCAAAGAATAATACAAGCATATTCTAAATATCCAAACTTTGTAGCCTTGCTTTGTGATGAATGGGATACGGTTATGCCTACAGCAAAGGCGTATATAAAAGAAAATTCTCCCGAAGCAGACTGGATTTTAACTACCCGACTGGACAATGACGATGCCCTTTCATGCAAATACGTAGACAGCCTGCACCGTTTAGTTGCAACCCTTACCACACAGCAATTCGGCCCAGACAAAACTCTCTATATTAATTTCACTAAGGGACTCCAATACTGTCAGGAAAAATTTTATGATTTCGCTGATGTGACCAACGCTTTTGTCAGCCTGATCGAGCCAAAAGATTTTTTGAAAACAGTTTTCTGGGTAGATCATCCTGCTATTTACAGTGTCTCTCCTGTACTTCAGGCACAAACTCCACCGCTATGGCTTCAAGTCATCCATGATATAAATGTATATAATTACATCAGAGGTGAAGAAGTAGATGCATCAGCTCTGCTAAGTAATTTTAAATGTGATTTTAATTAA
- a CDS encoding multidrug effflux MFS transporter — translation MKEKEKGCVLAFLLCLVAICQMSIDIYLPSIPRMISLFAAPVEQVQMTMSIYLLGFGASQIFYGPFTDRFGRLPVLLVGLPFFSVASVAMMWAPSIYWVLFLRFVQGISVGAASVCARAILRDVFEADELPVASSYMSMGWALVPILAPTLGGTIQIHFGWSYSFLLLGVLGIGLTCWLIMGIGETNMHKTSTLSVNEIMQSYASLFTKAEFRNNMVLLSFLFGIFSIVNVAGPIVFQHQYHFSTVAYGFTMLIVAFGYLVGSFLNTRLLIYLRSVHIIGVGTIIIFVTCLIDLVIEFFGFGSAYTLICVLFSIYLSLGLVFANALSASLGPFPDLAGIASSMYGFLLFCSGSLISYGYAAFLESNSTSLACAVSVLGFLMFACHIVFSREYCAKYSIDC, via the coding sequence ATGAAGGAAAAAGAAAAAGGTTGTGTACTGGCATTTTTGCTATGTCTTGTCGCAATCTGTCAAATGTCTATAGATATCTATCTGCCGTCAATTCCACGAATGATCAGTTTGTTTGCGGCTCCTGTTGAGCAAGTGCAGATGACCATGTCAATCTACTTATTGGGATTCGGAGCTTCACAAATTTTTTATGGTCCTTTTACTGATCGTTTCGGAAGGCTTCCTGTTTTACTGGTCGGGCTCCCATTCTTTTCTGTGGCAAGTGTGGCTATGATGTGGGCACCGTCCATATACTGGGTTCTTTTCTTGCGGTTTGTACAGGGAATCTCGGTTGGTGCTGCAAGTGTTTGTGCCAGAGCTATTCTGCGAGATGTATTTGAAGCAGACGAATTGCCTGTTGCATCTTCTTACATGTCGATGGGGTGGGCCCTTGTTCCCATTTTGGCTCCAACGCTTGGGGGGACAATTCAGATACATTTTGGTTGGTCCTATTCCTTTTTGCTGCTTGGTGTACTTGGAATTGGCCTTACCTGTTGGTTGATTATGGGGATAGGGGAAACAAATATGCATAAAACTTCAACGCTGTCAGTCAACGAAATTATGCAAAGTTATGCCAGCTTGTTCACAAAGGCTGAATTCAGAAATAATATGGTGTTGTTGTCATTTCTTTTTGGCATTTTCAGCATTGTAAATGTTGCTGGCCCTATAGTTTTTCAGCATCAGTATCATTTTTCAACAGTCGCATACGGCTTTACAATGCTTATAGTTGCGTTTGGGTATCTTGTAGGTTCTTTTCTTAATACCAGGTTGTTAATCTATTTACGTTCTGTACATATTATTGGGGTTGGTACCATAATTATTTTTGTAACTTGCTTGATTGATTTGGTTATTGAGTTTTTCGGGTTTGGGTCGGCATATACTCTTATCTGCGTACTGTTCAGTATTTATCTTTCGCTAGGCCTAGTCTTTGCGAATGCGCTTTCAGCAAGCCTGGGGCCTTTTCCTGATCTCGCAGGTATAGCGAGTTCCATGTACGGATTTCTTCTTTTTTGTTCCGGTTCGTTGATAAGCTATGGCTATGCAGCTTTTCTTGAATCAAACAGCACCTCCCTTGCGTGTGCTGTCTCAGTGCTTGGATTTTTAATGTTTGCTTGCCATATCGTTTTTAGTAGGGAGTATTGTGCTAAATATTCTATAGATTGCTAG
- a CDS encoding HD domain-containing protein — MKKDIPTKEQCEALLISHNVQEEIIIHSKIVCDVARRIGRDLKWLRDRGPNIALITAAAMLHDIAKGQPDHAAAGGKLLREQGYNLIAGIVESYNNIEFSGKTPVTEKEIVFIADKLVKGDQMVTVVYIYDNKIRSCTDKHQIAELEKCKATALRIKTSIEKETEKNLEELAIAES; from the coding sequence ATGAAAAAAGATATCCCCACCAAAGAACAATGCGAAGCCCTTCTGATATCACATAATGTGCAGGAAGAGATCATCATTCATTCTAAAATAGTCTGCGACGTGGCCAGAAGGATCGGAAGAGACCTTAAATGGTTACGTGATCGTGGTCCAAACATCGCACTGATCACAGCAGCAGCCATGCTCCATGACATTGCCAAAGGACAACCTGACCATGCTGCAGCCGGAGGTAAGCTTTTGCGTGAGCAGGGCTATAACTTAATTGCTGGGATAGTTGAATCTTATAATAATATTGAATTTTCAGGAAAGACACCTGTAACCGAAAAGGAAATCGTATTTATCGCCGACAAACTGGTAAAAGGAGACCAGATGGTTACTGTTGTATACATATACGATAACAAAATAAGGTCATGCACCGATAAACACCAAATAGCTGAATTGGAAAAATGTAAAGCAACAGCGCTACGCATCAAGACGTCAATTGAAAAAGAAACAGAAAAAAATCTTGAAGAACTAGCTATTGCAGAGAGTTAA
- a CDS encoding DEAD/DEAH box helicase → MEKFRNLGLSDVVIDALAKKGFTAPTPIQEQTIPLLLSGEKDIVGQAQTGTGKTAAFGLPIIENVREGAGHVQAIILTPTRELAMQVADEITSFRGKRRISITCVYGGQAMLPQLKALKRGADIVVGTPGRVLDHIRRRTLNLSKISHFVLDEADEMCNMGFLDDVSDIMENAGEEHRTLLFSATMPPEVMRIARKFMGDYDVISVKREKDETPLTEQIFHEVNERDRFEALCRVVDAQEEFYGLVFCRTRADADRVAGALGERGYPAEPIHGDLSQSRREDILMRFRKRKCKILVATDVAARGIDVPDLSHVVNFALPQDPQSYVHRIGRTGRAGKSGIAVTLITPREFGKLRFISKVTKVVVNKKPLPTIDEVIEVKKSRMGAELSEIVDNGKHLSYLDLANELLEGTDPVEVVAALLKQSQGGVLDKRSYRKIEECGGPGGSSNRTRVRFTAYVGRSHGMTPRKLVDMICRRSSINPVRIQHVKIQGRQSTFTVPAGDSDNVMRSVNRASKSERPLLKRG, encoded by the coding sequence ATGGAAAAATTTAGAAATTTAGGTCTTTCAGATGTAGTTATTGATGCACTTGCTAAAAAAGGCTTCACCGCTCCTACCCCTATTCAGGAACAGACAATTCCCCTGCTTCTTTCCGGTGAAAAAGACATTGTCGGTCAGGCTCAGACCGGTACTGGTAAAACAGCTGCATTCGGCCTTCCTATTATTGAAAATGTTCGTGAAGGAGCTGGTCACGTTCAGGCTATTATTTTAACACCTACCCGTGAACTTGCTATGCAGGTTGCTGACGAAATCACTTCTTTTCGCGGCAAACGCCGTATCTCAATCACCTGTGTATATGGTGGACAGGCAATGCTTCCTCAGCTCAAAGCGCTCAAACGCGGTGCTGATATCGTAGTTGGAACTCCTGGTCGTGTGCTGGACCATATTCGCAGAAGAACTCTTAATCTGTCCAAAATCAGCCACTTCGTTCTCGATGAAGCAGACGAAATGTGCAACATGGGCTTCCTTGATGATGTTTCCGATATCATGGAAAACGCTGGCGAAGAACATCGCACATTGCTTTTCTCCGCGACCATGCCTCCTGAAGTTATGCGTATTGCCCGCAAATTCATGGGCGACTATGACGTTATTTCTGTTAAACGTGAAAAGGATGAAACTCCTCTTACTGAACAGATTTTCCACGAAGTAAATGAACGTGACCGTTTTGAAGCGCTCTGCCGCGTTGTTGATGCACAGGAAGAATTTTACGGCCTTGTTTTCTGCCGTACCCGTGCAGATGCTGACCGTGTGGCTGGAGCTCTTGGCGAACGTGGATATCCTGCTGAACCTATTCACGGTGATCTTTCTCAGTCACGCCGTGAAGATATTCTCATGCGCTTTCGCAAGCGTAAATGCAAAATTCTGGTTGCTACCGATGTTGCTGCCCGTGGTATCGACGTTCCAGACCTCAGCCACGTTGTTAACTTTGCACTTCCACAGGATCCGCAGAGTTACGTACACCGCATAGGTCGTACCGGACGTGCAGGTAAAAGCGGTATAGCCGTTACTCTGATCACTCCGCGTGAATTCGGTAAACTGCGTTTTATATCTAAAGTTACCAAGGTTGTAGTTAACAAAAAACCTCTGCCTACCATCGATGAAGTTATTGAAGTCAAAAAATCACGCATGGGTGCAGAGCTCAGCGAGATAGTAGATAACGGCAAACATCTTTCCTACCTTGACCTTGCTAATGAACTTCTTGAAGGAACAGATCCTGTTGAAGTCGTCGCCGCACTGCTTAAGCAGTCTCAGGGTGGAGTACTCGACAAACGCAGCTACCGCAAAATCGAAGAATGCGGCGGTCCCGGAGGAAGCTCAAACCGTACCCGCGTTCGCTTCACAGCGTATGTCGGTCGTTCACACGGCATGACTCCACGTAAGCTTGTTGATATGATCTGCCGCCGTTCAAGCATCAACCCTGTACGCATCCAGCACGTTAAGATTCAGGGTCGCCAGTCCACTTTCACAGTTCCTGCAGGTGATTCCGACAACGTAATGCGCTCAGTAAACAGAGCATCCAAAAGCGAAAGACCACTTCTTAAACGTGGCTAA